In Rhodothermus marinus DSM 4252, a single genomic region encodes these proteins:
- a CDS encoding metal-dependent hydrolase: MANYRGHLAGATAFFAVYLAGLFYVFSIDAAYTRFTLLELVAYPLALFGLCLMFALWPDVDTNSLGQTLFYWIFFLVDVVLIATRHFQEAAYLGLFAILPVLGKHRGWTHTWWAMLLIPSPLLLLPYLFFPERPLYGLPFYGAAVVGYLSHLVLDGVLFRFRRRRRAYR, translated from the coding sequence GTGGCAAACTATCGCGGACATCTGGCCGGGGCCACGGCTTTCTTCGCCGTGTACCTGGCCGGATTGTTCTATGTGTTCTCGATCGACGCGGCCTACACCCGCTTCACGCTGCTGGAGCTGGTGGCCTACCCGCTGGCCCTGTTCGGCCTCTGCCTGATGTTTGCGCTCTGGCCCGACGTGGACACGAATTCGCTGGGCCAGACGCTTTTCTACTGGATTTTCTTTCTGGTCGACGTGGTGCTGATCGCCACCCGTCACTTTCAGGAGGCCGCCTACCTGGGGCTGTTCGCCATCCTGCCCGTACTGGGCAAGCACCGGGGCTGGACGCACACCTGGTGGGCCATGCTGCTCATCCCCTCGCCGCTGCTCCTGCTGCCCTACCTGTTCTTTCCGGAACGGCCACTCTACGGCCTGCCCTTCTACGGGGCGGCCGTCGTGGGCTACCTGAGCCACCTGGTACTCGACGGCGT
- the aroQ gene encoding type II 3-dehydroquinate dehydratase, producing the protein MKILVLNGPNLNLLGKREPAIYGRITLQQLEKMLREAFPEVTLEFVQSNHEGELIDQLHRAEAEHFDGVVFNPGGYTHTSVAIRDAVAAISVPVVEVHLSNLHAREPFRQHSLTAAVCEGQIVGLGATGYRLAIQYLIERARQKPKR; encoded by the coding sequence ATGAAAATTCTCGTTTTGAACGGCCCCAATCTGAACCTGCTGGGCAAGCGTGAGCCGGCCATTTATGGACGCATCACGCTGCAGCAATTAGAAAAAATGCTTCGGGAAGCGTTTCCGGAGGTCACGCTCGAGTTCGTGCAGAGCAATCATGAAGGCGAACTGATCGATCAGCTCCACCGGGCCGAGGCCGAGCACTTCGACGGCGTCGTCTTCAATCCGGGCGGCTACACGCACACCTCGGTGGCCATCCGCGATGCCGTGGCGGCCATCTCGGTACCCGTGGTGGAGGTGCATCTTTCAAATCTGCATGCCCGGGAGCCCTTCCGGCAACACTCGCTGACGGCGGCCGTATGTGAGGGACAGATCGTCGGCCTGGGGGCTACCGGCTACCGGCTGGCGATTCAGTATCTTATAGAACGCGCGCGTCAGAAGCCCAAACGCTAA